A genomic region of Gadus macrocephalus chromosome 5, ASM3116895v1 contains the following coding sequences:
- the dkc1 gene encoding H/ACA ribonucleoprotein complex subunit DKC1 — MADLEGSIKKKKSKKVLEEDVGDIQQTGDFFIKPEAKAAALDTSQWPLLLKNFDKLNIRTAHYTPLPNGSNPLKRDIADYVRCGFINLDKPANPSSHEVVAWIRRILRVEKTGHSGTLDPKVTGCLIVCVERATRLVKSQQSAGKEYVGIVRLHNAIENEHTLARGLETLTGALFQRPPLIAAVKRQLRVRTIYESKLIEYDAERRLGIFWVSCEAGTYIRTLCVHLGLLLGVGGQMQELRRVRSGVLGETDNLVTMHDVLDAQWQFDHNKDETYLRRVIYPLEKLMVSHKRLVMKDSAVNAICYGAKIMLPGVLRYEDGIEINQDIVVITTKGEAICIGVALMTTAVISTCDHGVVAKIKRVIMERDTYPRKWGLGPKASQKKMMIQKGLLDKHGKPNGSTPGEWKTGYVDYSGQGKKEPAAGDAADASAKRKREDSDGEAASVPSTPSTEVKKKKKKEKKLKKEGEEAEVEVTPPEAPEETPEAGEESAKKKKKKKKKSTAEDSE; from the exons ATGGCGGACTTGGAAG GATCGATAAAGAAAAAGAAGTCGAAgaaggtgttggaggaggatgTTGGG GACATCCAACAGACCGGCGACTTCTTCATCAAACCAGAAGCTAAGGCGGCTGCGTTAGACACGTCGCAATGGCCTCTCTTACTCAAG AACTTCGATAAGCTGAACATCAGGACAGCCCACTACACACCTCTCCCCAACGGGTCCAACCCCCTGAAGAGGGACATCGCGGACTATGTCCG GTGCGGCTTCATCAACCTGGACAAGCCGGCCAACCCTTCGTCCCACGAGGTGGTGGCGTGGATCCGACGGATCCTGCGGGTGGAGAAGACGGGCCACAGCGGCACCCTGGACCCCAAGGTGACGGGCTGTCTGATCGTGTGCGTGGAGCGCGCCACGCGCCTGGTCAAGTCCCAGCAGAGCGCCG GCAAAGAGTATGTGGGAATAGTACGGCTGCACAATGCTATCGAAAACGAACACACGCTAGCTAGG GGTCTTGAGACGCTGACGGGAGCGTTGTTCCAGCGCCCGCCCCTCATCGCGGCCGTCAAGCGACAGCTGAGAGTGAGGACCATCTACGAGAGCAAGCTGATCGAGTACGACGCAGAGAGGAGGCTTG GGATCTTCTGGGTGAGCTGTGAGGCCGGGACCTACATCCGGACGCTGTGCGTTcacctgggcctgctgctgggggtcggaggtcagatGCAGGAGCTGCGGCGGGTCCGCTCCGGGGTCCTGGGGGAGACG GATAACTTGGTGACCATGCACGACGTGCTGGACGCCCAGTGGCAGTTCGACCACAACAAGGACGAGACGTACCTGAGGCGCGTCATCTACCCCCTGGAGAAGCTGATGGTGTCGCACAAGAGGCTGGTGATGAAGGACAGCGCG GTGAACGCCATCTGCTACGGTGCCAAGATCATGCTGCCGGGCGTCCTGCGCTACGAGGACGGCATTGAGATCAACCAGGACATCGTTGTCATAACGACCAAGGGCGAGGCCATCTGCATCG gtgtggCCCTGATGACCACGGCGGTCATCTCCACGTGTGACCACGGCGTGGTGGCCAAGATCAAGCGGGTCATCATGGAGCGAGACACGTACCCCCGCAAGTGGGGCCTGGGCCCCAAGGCCAGCCAGAAGAAGATGATGATCCAGAAAGGGCTTCTGGACAAACACGGCAAACCCAACGGCAGCACCCCCGGGGAGTGGAAGACGGGCTACGTAGACTACAG TGGCCAGGGGAAGAAGGAGCCGGCGGCTGGAGATGCCGCGGACGCCTCGGCTAAG aggaagagggaggataGCGACGGCGAAGCGGCCAGTGTTCCCAGTACGCCCAGCACAgaggtgaagaagaagaagaaaaaggagaagaaactgaaaaaggagggggaggaggcggaagTGGAGGTGACGCCGCCTGAAGCGCCGGAGGAGACCCCAGAAGCG GGTGAGGAGAGtgccaagaagaagaaaaagaagaagaagaagtcgaCAGCGGAGGACTCTGAGTGA
- the LOC132457299 gene encoding exocyst complex component 3-like protein 4: MESSRKTRNASASIDTAHDDDTSSGRSIEEETQVDGPSRALEHLDLETLGECLQVEQDASARAEDLIKRSAVKHFPSPPPGGDGVLTPELLREHLNVVRRAVHNELQRLNPLRKEFKNLAGLVPSYHRLAMDLVHALLPRISASQQAFVLLEWLCNTYLSRGFLGDPDFSENQQRSPVDMHLYSETVICVHKILRTTLEEDVKMSLDVIIKRQKSEFWRSWELHTDVIECIEGPIVRAESISENVQEFTRQVCYLKLQEFLERFTTAKQELLKRYDKSPKMTVETCLKTLNTLHGLASYIQPSTDGGTRDLPAEETLRALRALETAARTSMGEALVKIIKERLKSHFKSREEDFLLTEMKEMFSAEDCCPDVQKEALDLAYERVCALYLYQLVDTKKKELEKRWGPDVGQKVTLDAQHLHKTFSDLHPAVRQQNHVLLKVEELIQSQDVDSVKITLSGMMQLCQSEKVKKLCSALLEWKGGLSVHEVKEVRAGVQVLSTSDSTGTLGPE; the protein is encoded by the exons ATGGAGTCATCGAGGAAAACAAGAAACGCCTCTGCGTCTATAG ATACCGCCCATGATGACGACACTTCAAGCGGACGGAGCATTGAAGAGGAGACCCAGGTTGACGGCCCATCCCGCGCTCTGGAACATCTGGACCTAGAAACACTGGGCGAGTGTCTGCAAGTGGAACAGGACGCCTCTGCCCGCGCCGAAGACCTCATCAAGCGGTCAGCGGTGAAGCACTTCCCCTCGCCGCCGCCAGGGGGCGACGGTGTGTTAACCCCGGAGCTGCTGAGGGAACACCTGAACGTCGTGAGGCGGGCCGTGCACAACGAGCTGCAGCGGCTGAACCCTCTGCGCAAGGAGTTCAAGAACCTGGCCGGTCTGGTGCCGTCGTACCACCGCCTCGCGATGGACCTCGTGCACGCCCTCCTACCGAGGATCTCGGCGTCACAGCAGGCCTTTGTGCTCCTGGAGTGGCTCTGCAACACTTACTTAAG TCGGGGGTTCCTGGGAGACCCGGACTTCAGTGAGAACCAACAGAGGAGTCCCGTGGACATGCACCTGTACTCTGAGACGGTCATTTGCGTCCACAAAATCCTCCGGACCACACTGGAG GAGGATGTCAAGATGTCCCTGGATGTCATCATTAAGCGCCAGAAATCAGAGTTTTGGAGGTCCTGGGAACTACACACAGACGTCATTGAG TGCATTGAAGGACCGATTGTCAGAGCGGAGTCAATCAGTGAGAATGTGCAGGAGTTCACCCGGCAGGTCTGCTACCTCAAACTCCAGGAGTTTCTAGAGAG GTTCACAACGGCCAAACAGGAACTTCTGAAAAGATACGACAAATCTCCCAAGATGACCGTGGAGACCTGCCTCAAGACACTCAACACGCTCCACGGCCTTGC GAGCTACATCCAACCCTCCACTGATGGAGGAACCAGGGACCTCCCAGCGGAGGAGACCCTGCGCGCACTGAGGGCATTGGAGACCGCCGCCAGGACGTCCATGGGAGAGGCTCTCGTTAAGATCATCAAG GAACGCCTGAAAAGCCATTtcaagagcagagaggaggatttTCTGCTGACGGAGATGAAGGAGATGTTCAGTGCTGAAGACTGTTGTCCAGACGTCCAGAAG gAGGCTCTTGACCTGGCCTATGAGCGGGTGTGTGCCTTGTACCTGTACCAGCTGGTCGACACCAagaagaaggagctggagaagcgGTGGGGTCCTGACGTGGGTCAGAAAGTGACTCTGGACGCACAACATCTTCATAAGACCTTCTCAGACCTG caccCTGCTGTCAGACAACAGAACCATGTGCTCctgaaggtggaggagctgatccAGAGCCAGGACGTGGACTCAGTGAAGATCACCCTCTCAGGGATGATGCAGCTCTGCCAGTCGGA GAAAGTTAAGAAACTGTGTTCTGCTCTGTTGGAGTGGAAAGGAGGTCTCTCCGTCCATGAGGTCAAAGAGGTCCGGGCCGGTGTCCAGGTTCTGTCCACCAGTGACTCTACTGGGACGTTGGGACCAGAGTAG
- the cinp gene encoding cyclin-dependent kinase 2-interacting protein isoform X2, which translates to MEDQSPSSEGRKCSAVTGSGRKLKDNAADWHNLILRWEKLNNEGSGVAEKIVDQRLKRSPGEAAAPPPGSAPPARGRPLEQACSELVGVVSKMASIVAKMERLASSERGVLELEAFQRGAAGQGGPLFHSWPTQLFVEQSAGLLQCYQKELALKQRVLQELAHTGPPDLCMVYLSCWLHQPYVPADSRLALEALLLETGHRAL; encoded by the exons ATGGAAG ACCAATCACCATCGTCGGAGGGCAGGAAGTGCAGTGCGGTCACAGGAAGTGGGCGGAAGCTGAAGGACAACGCCGCCGACTGGCACAACCTGATCCTCCGCTGGGAGAAGCTCAACAACGAGGGCTCGGGCGTGGCCGAGAAGATCGTCGACCAGCGGCTCAAACG gtctccCGGTGAGGCCGCGGCCCCCCCGCCAGGCTCTGCGCCCCCCGCCCGCGGCCGTCCCCTGGAGCAGGCGTGCTCCGAGCTTGTGGGTGTGGTCAGCAAGATG GCGTCCATCGTCGCCAAGATGGAGCGCCTGGCCTCGTCTGAGCGGGGCGTCCTGGAGCTGGAGGCCTTCCAGAGGGGCGCGGCTGGCCAGGGGGGCCCACTGTTCCACAGCTGGCCGACGCAGCTGTTCG TGGAGCAGTCGGCAGGCCTGCTGCAGTGCTACCAGAAGGAGCTGGCTCTGAAGCAGAGGGTGCTGCAGGAGCTGGCCCACACCGGGCCCCCGGACCTGTGCATGGTGTACCTCTCCTGCTGGCTGCACCAACCCTACGTCCCCGCAGACAGCCGGCTGGCCCTGGAGGCCCTGCTGCTGGAGACGGGCC ACAGAGCGCTGTAG
- the cinp gene encoding cyclin-dependent kinase 2-interacting protein isoform X1 has product MEDQSPSSEGRKCSAVTGSGRKLKDNAADWHNLILRWEKLNNEGSGVAEKIVDQRLKRSPGEAAAPPPGSAPPARGRPLEQACSELVGVVSKMASIVAKMERLASSERGVLELEAFQRGAAGQGGPLFHSWPTQLFVEQSAGLLQCYQKELALKQRVLQELAHTGPPDLCMVYLSCWLHQPYVPADSRLALEALLLETGHRAL; this is encoded by the exons ATGGAAG ACCAATCACCATCGTCGGAGGGCAGGAAGTGCAGTGCGGTCACAGGAAGTGGGCGGAAGCTGAAGGACAACGCCGCCGACTGGCACAACCTGATCCTCCGCTGGGAGAAGCTCAACAACGAGGGCTCGGGCGTGGCCGAGAAGATCGTCGACCAGCGGCTCAAACG gtctccCGGTGAGGCCGCGGCCCCCCCGCCAGGCTCTGCGCCCCCCGCCCGCGGCCGTCCCCTGGAGCAGGCGTGCTCCGAGCTTGTGGGTGTGGTCAGCAAGATG GCGTCCATCGTCGCCAAGATGGAGCGCCTGGCCTCGTCTGAGCGGGGCGTCCTGGAGCTGGAGGCCTTCCAGAGGGGCGCGGCTGGCCAGGGGGGCCCACTGTTCCACAGCTGGCCGACGCAGCTGTTCG TGGAGCAGTCGGCAGGCCTGCTGCAGTGCTACCAGAAGGAGCTGGCTCTGAAGCAGAGGGTGCTGCAGGAGCTGGCCCACACCGGGCCCCCGGACCTGTGCATGGTGTACCTCTCCTGCTGGCTGCACCAACCCTACGTCCCCGCAGACAGCCGGCTGGCCCTGGAGGCCCTGCTGCTGGAGACGGGCCACAGAGCCCTGTAG
- the im:7136021 gene encoding uncharacterized protein im:7136021, translated as MPLKEYSLPEEVWIHAFTFLSTRDKHSVRATCRYFREVLDKNVYLWKDFSVVLNDFSRYNRGFWRTLARRNVRTLVLREGKKKYLRPLPDALPSVTGVAVDYWSEPQPLDTLARFSKLTSLSFHNSQCPLDLCPLLQLLSLQVTRLSVCNVKLRSPTVQFISTVSKMRNLKQLLHHHDGTERIPLRAFHDLLSGLPRLQHLSWEMVAHRSLPDNFFSPPSVQQQLEGPRPLPLSSLELLNYDTLVTREALAPLAGLRRLSVLHLYSVPGPQCHLCTWLLALPRLTHLSVHGGHRLGAWADCLPQSVVGLTLCVDLTLDDLVELGARLPQLQHLHLEPWGATGYVALVPELFPQLRTLKIRHHNVPESDFLGLALLDKLHHLEVLDWYCGHRRPAEGHTHIRPAGGHASTSPRLSNLIAQLRHLTNNRIHITPKRQQDPLLCQCLS; from the exons ATGCCGCTAAAGGAGTACTCTCTCCCGGAGGAGGTCTGGATTCACGCGTTCACTTTCTTGTCGACACGGGATAAACACAGCGTCCGCGCGACCTGCAGGTACTTCAGAGAAGTACTAGATAAAAATGTTTATCTTTGGAAAGATTTCTCCGTGGTCCTGAATGACTTCTCACGATACAATCGGGGGTTCTGGAGAACCCTGGCTCGCAGAAACGTCCGCACTTTGGTCCTGAGGGAAGGCAAGAAGAAGTATTTGCGGCCGCTGCCAGACGCGCTGCCGTCCGTGACAGGCGTCGCGGTGGACTACTGGTCGGAGCCGCAGCCGCTAGACACTCTGGCCCGCTTTTCCAAACTCACCAGCCTGTCGTTCCACAACTCCCAGTGTCCGCTGGACCTCTGCCCCCTGCTGCAGTTGCTGTCCCTGCAGGTCACCCGGCTCAGCGTGTGCAACGTGAAGCTCCGCTCTCCGACGGTCCAGTTTATCAGCACCGTGTCCAAGATGCGGAATCTGAAGCAGCTTCTGCACCACCACGACGGGACGGAGCGCATCCCGCTGCGCGCTTTCCACGACCTGTTGAGCGGACTGCCCAGACTGCAGCACCTGTCTTGGGAGATGGTGGCCCACCGGAGCCTGCCGGACAACTTCTTCAGCCCGCCCTCGGTTCAGCAGCAGCTGGAAG gcccccggcccctccccctgtccagcCTGGAGCTGCTGAACTACGACACGCTGGTGACCCGGGAGGCGCTGGCCCCGCTGGCCGGCCTCCGCAGGCTGTCCGTCCTGCACCTGTACTCCGTCCCGGGGCCGCAGTGCCACCTCTGCACCTGGCTGCTGGCCCTGCCCCGGCTGACCCACCTCAGCGTCcacg GGGGCCACCGTCTGGGGGCGTGGGCCGACTGCCTGCCCCAGTCCGTGGTGGGGCTGACGCTGTGCGTGGACCTGACCCTGGACGACCTGGTGGAGCTGGGAGCCAGGCTACCCCAGCTCCAGCACCTTCACCTGGAGCCCTGGGGGGCAACGGGCTACGTAGCCCTGGTCCCGGAGCTCTTCCCCCAGCTCAGGACCCTCAAGATACG TCATCACAACGTGCCCGAGTCGGACTTCCTTGGCCTCGCCCTTCTGGACAAACTACACCATCTAGAGGTCTTGGACTGGTACTGCGGTCACCGCCGGCCGGCCGAGGGCCACACCCACATCCGGCCGGCCGGCGGCCACGCCTCCACCAGTCCTCGGCTGTCCAACCTCATAGCGCAGCTCCGACACCTGACCAATAACCGGATCCACATCACCCCCAAACGCCAACAAGACCCTCTCTTATGCCAGTGTCTTTCATAG